The Nycticebus coucang isolate mNycCou1 chromosome 10, mNycCou1.pri, whole genome shotgun sequence sequence tgtccttccttcctcctccctcctctttctctctctttctttcattagTCGGAGTAGTCTTTAGTCATTTGCTGGCAGGATTCTTCAACTCCTCCTATGCAATGTTTACTTCCTAAGTTTCTGTTCTAAACCATTGTATATAAAAGCCCCATCACCAGGAAATGTTATAAGACCCCACACCTACAGGCTAAGATTCTATCCCCCTGCTTTTTCTATTAAGAGCCACTGCcttgggtagggcgccagccacatgtgctgagggtggcaggttcaaacccgccccggccaaactgcaacaaaaggatGGCTGGGTGTTCTCCCGgctacctgtggtcccagctgcttgggaggctgaggcggaagaatcgcctaggcccaggagttggaggtttctgggagctgtgacgccacggcactctaccaagggcgataaagtaagactctatctctaaaaaaaaaaaagaaatatatatatatatgaaagagcCACTGCCTTTGTGTACAGGAAGTCCTCCCAACTGTCttgctttcttttattctgctgtaGCTGATTCACTAGTAGGAGATCCTGCATGCCTGTGTATTTAGTCCCTTCGGCAATCTAATTTCACTCCCTGTTGCTGAAGGGAGGCCAGTTAATGTGTGTCAGAATAAAATTGATACTTCAGCCTGCTGGTTGCATTTTTAAGAGCTTTTTATTGGCGAAAGTGCAGAACCAAGGTGTGGGGAAAGCGGCCCAGTGCCAGTCTGCCCCAGCCACCTGGTCAGGTGCAAAATACAAAAAGAACCACAAATACAGCATGGGGTAGAGGGGTTGGGTATTCAATAATTGTGGGTGGCAGGGCCAGGCCCTGCTCATagtctcacactgtcactcaGAATTCTCAAACACACAGATTGTAAAAATCAATGATCCCTAAGGCTtcctcacaaaaataaaatctcatgtcCCCAGTGAACCCAGTGTCAGAAGACAGCTACAGGTTCAGAGACAGTCAGATAGGAAACAGGTGGGAATGGTCagatgaaaataagacagaggGAGGGACATGCTCAGGAGACAGCCTGAGACTGTCAGAAACAATCAGGGACAAGACAATCAAAAAAGGATCAGCCAGTGACAGGCTGGCTCCAAGTTTCCAGAAGCCGTGTTTCCAATTCAATGGCTTGCATTTGGGGTCAACGTGACTGAGGCCAAGGTTGCAGAAGCGCTCACACACTCACACGCTCACACACATcccatatataatatatttatttatacataatagATATAAGTGCCTTTCAGAAACCAGGAAAGGGATAAATAGCTACGGGGGATGGTGGTCTGGGGGTTTTGGCCAGGAGACGAGCGACAGGGCACGTGGAATGTTTTCCATGCAGCAACGGAGGGTGGTGTGGTCCACCctctatattaaaaaatagagatttgTCTTATGATAAAATTCTCACCAGGTGAAGCACAGGGAAGGCGGGGAGGGAAAGCCGAAACCAGGGCTTGGGGCTGGGGGAGTCGGGGGCGGAGTTTGGAAGCCGGCACCAGGAGTTTGCCAGTCCAAAAATATTCAGGGTCGGTGGAGGGGGTGGGGTGTGCGTACCAAAGCCTCAGCCCTGAAATCTTCTCCAGAAAAAATATTGAGCCCCCTTGCTCCCTTTCTAGAGAGGCTTTGGGTGGCCAGATGGGAAGGGAGAAGTTGGCTTCCTAGGCTGGGGACAAGTGATTGGGACTTAAAGGAAAAGGCCAGGGCTCGGGCCTGGGGGtcctgaggagagagagagagagaggccacgTGGATGGAGAGCTGTCACCCTCCCCTCAATTCTGTCATCTCCTTGAGTCTAACTCACCATTGAGGGCAGGGAGGAAGCAGATGGATGGGGAGGAGAGACCAAGGAAAAGTTTTGGGAGTGAAGGGCACAATCCCTCTAGAAGGGCGCTGTCCCACCCAATCCCCCCACAATCGGCCAACTCGTTTCACAGTATAAACACCCCAGCAGGACGGCCACCACAGCGCCCCTGCCGCTTGAAGTCAGAAGGGACCAACAAGGAAGGCCAGGAGGGGAGTAGGGGGAAGTGGAATTGGGGGGATCCTTAGGAGGCAAAATTCAAATCAGACCCAGTTTTTctgggagggagtggctggacGGTCAGGGAAGGAAGTTCACATTTCAGAATAAATCTGGATGGGGGAGGGAGCTATCATAGGGGACATCGACTTCCCTCTAAGGTGGGGGCTCAATTCTGCCCAGAGGAGGATATAGCCCTGTGGAAATACGTGATAAATAAGCTGAGGTCAGGAGGGCAGGGGGAGCCAGCCCCTAAGGGGTCAGCGTGGGAGATATTGGGAAGGTGGCATTTCCTTGTTGGACCTTTCTGGAGAGGACTCCAGCCCACCCCACACCCACCTAGCACACTGTCCCTCCAGCCTCACACAGGACTGCCCCAAAGTGGGCGTCACCCCCCACCATCATCAAAGGCTGGATTGAGGTGAGAGGGTCAACAGGCAGCTGGCCCGTGCCCATCCCCTTCCCACTCCTTGTCCCCAAAGTCACCAGCTCTCCGGCCTTGCCGGCCCGGAACAAGAGGCAGCACAAAACAAAGGAGTCCTCCTGTCTGAAGGCAGTGGCACAGGGCGTCAGAGTCACACAGAAGAGCCAGGGAGGCCACACACCCACTttgtctcttcccttctctctccttcctcctcctcttccaaatCTCTCTcccttgtgtgtttgtttgttttgtgtttctaaaGAGTTCACAGAGCAAGAAGGGAGGGCGAGTTCAGGGGGTCGGAAGGCTGGTCATTGCCGCTGGGGCGTTGGGCGCTGGCGAACGCGGAGACCTCCGGGCAGGTGAGGACAAACGAGGAAGTGTACGAAGGGTTAACAACGGGGAAAGGGTCGCCGAGGACTTGAACTTCACTGTGTGTAAAGAGAGAAGCTGTCAGGTTGGGGGCTGCGTCTTGGCTGGTCTGGAAGGGCAGGGGCGGTGGTGGCGGGGGCGGCAGCAGCCAGCTGAAACCATCTTCCTTAGCGGATGCTGGCCCCGGCAAATCTCTCACCTCCGCCAGCGGGCCCGGCCCGGGCCCCTCTTCGTAGGGGATCTTGCAGCCCGGTTTGTGGGCCACCAGCACAAACTCCAGACGTTCCTTCTCCTTTTGGAGCTCGGCAATCTCCGACTCcagctctgccttttcttcctccAATTGATCTGTCTCCTGTGGCCAGGGAGGCCAGGTCatagaagagagggaggaaggagaaaaaggccATCAGCAGCGAGAAGAGGTGGTCATGGCTCCCCTAGGCGTGGTGCTAAGGCCCAGGACTGGAAGACAGCTACTGGCTGAGAAGAAAGACCACTGAGATACAGTCTTGCCttcttggagcctcagtttctccatcagtCCACAGTATAGTTGGGAAGGGGCCAGATGCACATGGACATCTCTGGCGTGCAGAAGGCACTCAGGGGTTTGTTGAATGAACGAAAAATTGTTATATGTTTTTAACATGCCTTTAATGTGTTCCCCTGTtacccctccctctctgcctcccaaggaagGGACAAAGTAGAGAAGGAAAGTAGAGAAAAGTAGAGAAGTAGAGAATTCCCCTGATTCCTCACAGGGTAACAGGCACAAAGCAGGGAACTCTCAGGCCAAAGAAGGGCATAGAAAGGGAGTTGGCTTTGGTGGACGCCACCAGCTCAAGTTCTGGAGAACTGTAGTAGctggggcaggaggtggggaatTGACAGAAGATCAGATCATTTCATTTCATAGCCTCTCTAGAATGTTAAAAGTAGATTACTAGTCCTGGGAAATATAATGAGAGATTGGAGAGATGGAGAAACCAAGGCAAAAAAGGTTTATCACTTGCCCAAGACCAATGGGAGGGGGCACTGGTGCCATCCTCTTTTAAAGGCTCCCATTTGTCACCTCAGGATGAAGTGAAGGCCAGGAAAGTGATACATAGGGGTATAAATCAGGGAAGGGAGTAACCAGGAGTGAACATAAGTATGTGGGGTCCTGCATGTGTGCACGTGGCTACCTCATCTGGCCAGCCTGGCCATTTGGGGAACTGATGGTTCTCATCCCAGGATAAGGGCACAAGTGGAGGGCCGGGGACAGAGAATGGAGAGAGACCCCTCTCAGTATACCCTCACCCCATCCCAGGGACCATCCTCACCGCCTGGAGTCGGTCAGTCAGCTCCCTCCGACGATTCCTACACTTAGCTGCTGCCAACTTGTTCCGTTCCCTGCGaactcttctcttctcctcttcttctggAGTAAGCTGAGTAGGGGAAATAGAGGCCATGAGGTTTGGGGATACAGTGTACTTCCTCCATCCATCCCAACCCTCCATTTCTTCTAGAACTCCCAGGAACCACCAAAGGACTGTGTAGTCCACTGTGGCAAGGATAATGTGGTTTCTGCAGCTTTGAGGCCTTAGTAATCCCCTACCCCATTCATGAGAAAGTTCTTGCTTTTCTTGCTTCTACCCTTCAGGCTGTGTCCCTTACTTACCGTCTCCTCTCGGGGTCTTCTAGGCCTGGCTCGGGTTGGGCGGGCAGGCCCAGGTCCACTGGTGGTTCCGCTGGTGGAAGGCCCGCCACTGCCACTAGCTCCGCCACTGCTGTAGCCACTCATGCCTGGTGTGGAGTAGCTGGTTCCCGGCATGTCGTAGGGGTCAACAACTGGGGGCTGGGAGGCCAGTGGCTGCCCCTGGGACTGGGCCATGGAAGAGATGAGGGTGGGTTGCACGAGCCACTGGAGGTCCTGGCTGGTTGTGATCGCGGTGACCGTGGGCACGAAGGAACCGGGCATTTCCCCGAGACCGGCGCACTCCTACAGGgtgacacatacacacacaggcgTAGACACACAAACAAAGACaccgacacacacacacccaacacaCATAACACACAGCGACCCCGTGAGTGAGCACAGGGTGAGCAAGTGTGGATGTGTGTGTCACAGGGAAAAAACCACAACACCCACCCTTTCACTACACCGTGACGCAGTGGTTAATGAGAGGATTTCTGCTCAACTGGCTTCtacctcctccttcttcctcGGGGAAAGGTTGCACGGTTCCAGCGGGTGGTGAATCACACCCCGGGTTGGTGACTCTTAGGTGTGGGGGGTGGAAAGGAGGCTGGACACAGCCGAGTGACAGAACCCCCGGGATGGAgccacagccacacacacagccacaacaccccacccccaccccaaaggcaaggggagggagaaggagaggccTTAGGCCAAGCCTTCCTCTACACTCACACACCCCTCAGTGAGAGAGGCGGGGGTCCCCATTAAAAGGGTGTTGGGGGACGGGCCTAGGAGTTTAGAACAACGTTTCAAGTAACTGTCTCTCCCCAGAGTGAGACTGACAAGTGACAGGTTCGGGTGAACGGACAGGTAaaatcaccacctgagctctctCAGATTGTCGCGGCGGGGGAATAGTGCAAGACCTGAGCCCCCAACCCCAAGCAGAGCTCATCTCCCCCCCACCCGCAAATGGAATCCTGGAACTGCTCTGAAGGCTTAACTACTCTCCCGGGGGGCGTGGAGAGGGAAGGGCTGGCTCGCCGGCCAATCAGAGTCCTGAGAACCAAGAGGGGGCGGGGCTCCTAGAGACCACAGGACTTGTTTCCCTCTGGTTAGCGATTCTACTCCTGTCTTGGGACACACCGGAGGGAATTGGAATCCGGAGCAGAGGGAATGGAAATGTGTCCTCGTGTGCTTAGAGAAGAGGATTACAGCCACCGTGGCTCCCCAAGAACTGGCGGCACACAAATAGACACCCCATGGTCCTGAGAGTCGAGAGACCAGATCCCCGCAAAGTCCTCGCGAACCCATTGAGTGGCAAAAAGTCTCTCTTGTCGCGACAGCAATACCCTCGCTTGGCCTCTGCAGGACCATAAAGGAAACCCAAATACCCTGGAACTACGGGTTCCGGAGACTGAGACGGGGAAGGAAACTGAGCCCTacaaataggaagagaaagtTGATTGGCCAAAGCCCGCGCTGCGGCGACCAATCGGAACGCCAGGCTGCCCCCTCCCTTAGCAACGTGGCCCCAGCGTTCCAAAATAGATCGCTCCCTGGACGTCAGGGGCGGGGCGGACGAAGGGGGCGCCGCGCCGTGCGTGCCCCGCGTCAGACGGAGGATTCCAGCGCGTCAGCCGTTACGCACGGGTCCCCCGTTACGTCTCGGCGCTGGAGGCGGAGGCAGCGTAGCCTGGGGTTCGAGGCCCGCTTTCACTAAGGGTGGAGGGCTACCGGGCGCGGGATTCGGCGCTcggaaggaggagggaaagagaggaggcTCCAGGAAGCTACCCTGGGATTTCCCCCACCTGCTTAGCTACGCTAGCTTCAGGTTGGAGCTGAGCCGGGGGCAGTCCCAGAGCCGGCAAAAAGTTCTCAGCCCTGTTACCGCATACACGTTGCACACCGAGCGGCCTACCTAGCTGCATTACCTCCCTGCGCTCCACACACACAGCCAATTGCAAACATCTTCCAACTTTCTGCGGTTTGCAAAGTGCACTGTGAGCCTATTCCATCTCAAATCTTGGGTTTTGAAGCGTCTTTCTTTAAGGGGTTGGAGTTACTCTCTCTACCCTTGacttagaaaataaaacctacaagATACACCTCTGCTATCTAGAACTTACCTGGGAGGCGGCGGCGGTGGGTGGACTGCCGAAGGAGTCCACTGAAGACAAATACTGAGACTCGGCGGAAGGTGAGGAGCTGCACCGAGAGCCGGAGTCGTAGTCTCCGGGAAAAGCCTGAAACATTTCCCTGGGCACAGGGGGGGCCCTGTGACCACGCTGAGGTCGCCGGGAAGCCAAGGCTATGGCCGGATGGGGAAAGTAAGGTGCAAGTTCGGAGTGAGACGAGTGAATCCTCAAAGTCCGCTGTCCGAGGAAGCTCGAGGAGGGAACAGCGTCCCGCCCCAACAATGGCAAAGTTTCTGTGTAGTCCTTCTGCGGTGCCCAGGCCCCCACAGGACGCCGCTGCGCCTCCTCCTGAAAGTCCGGGCTCCGTAGAACTTGGGGGTGAGAGGGGTCGCTCCCCCAAGAACGGAAAGCGCTGTCCCGTTGTATAGAATCAGCTTCGGGTGCGGTCTTCTCCAGGAGTCCGGCGGGTCCCACGGGGGGAGGGGAGTAATAAAGAAGACGAAAAAGTCTATCCTCCAAAGTAAAATGAAGAAGTATCTAGAAGATTCCTTCCAAAAACTTTCTCTCcggaaaaattaaaagaagtttCACAGCCCCCACGAAGAAGAATCACAATAATCAAGTTTCCAAGTCCCGGCTCCGCATATCCCAGCCGCGGCCGTAGCTCTCAATCTTATGAATGAAGCAGAGAGCCGCCAGCCCGTATTTATATGCCCGGGTACCCGCCCCCCGTGCTTACGTCACAGCACTCGCTTCACAAACTTCCCAAAATCTCAGGCCTCGCTAAACCAAGATCCCCGATGTTCGGCAAGAGGTCTCCTCTAACCTCTGTCTGGTCACCTGCGTGACCCTTGCAGCCCTGGGGGTCTCAGGAGCTGCATTCCAGGCCCCTCGGCTGGAGGGGATCCCGGCCCCGCCTCCTCGGAGTTCCTGTGACGCAATTAGCCATATAAGGAGCTCGGCCGGCGCGGCCGAGTGTTTGTTTGGTATCCTAGCAATGACGTCAGAGGGAATCCCTCGCTCTCGCGCGCACCCCACAGAACCAGCCCGCGCCTGCGCAGTGCCACGCCGCCCCGGTGACTGATATTAATAGGCGCTTAACCTAGCCCGGGAAGGCCCCCGCTGACCCGGGCTGGGAAGACCCCAGCTTGCCCTTCTGCCTTACTTCTGGAACCCCAACCCGCAACATTCTTTTGTTGGTGCAGCGCCCCCATTCGAGAGGAAGAGCACATCTCCAAAAG is a genomic window containing:
- the FOSB gene encoding protein FosB isoform X1, whose amino-acid sequence is MFQAFPGDYDSGSRCSSSPSAESQYLSSVDSFGSPPTAAASQECAGLGEMPGSFVPTVTAITTSQDLQWLVQPTLISSMAQSQGQPLASQPPVVDPYDMPGTSYSTPGMSGYSSGGASGSGGPSTSGTTSGPGPARPTRARPRRPREETLTPEEEEKRRVRRERNKLAAAKCRNRRRELTDRLQAETDQLEEEKAELESEIAELQKEKERLEFVLVAHKPGCKIPYEEGPGPGPLAEVRDLPGPASAKEDGFSWLLPPPPPPPLPFQTSQDAAPNLTASLFTHSEVQVLGDPFPVVNPSYTSSFVLTCPEVSAFASAQRPSGNDQPSDPLNSPSLLAL
- the FOSB gene encoding protein FosB isoform X2 — translated: MFQAFPGDYDSGSRCSSSPSAESQYLSSVDSFGSPPTAAASQECAGLGEMPGSFVPTVTAITTSQDLQWLVQPTLISSMAQSQGQPLASQPPVVDPYDMPGTSYSTPGMSGYSSGGASGSGGPSTSGTTSGPGPARPTRARPRRPREETLTPEEEEKRRVRRERNKLAAAKCRNRRRELTDRLQAETDQLEEEKAELESEIAELQKEKERLEFVLVAHKPGCKIPYEEGPGPGPLAE